The sequence TACGAGCAAGATAGATAGTTATAATGACCTTTACAGTATAAAATCGTTGGGTTTCAGGGGAGAGGCGCTTTACAGTATAGGTGCTGTTTCAGATGTTTTATTGCAGAGTAGAGCAAAAGGTATTGAGGGAGGTGGAAGAGAAATTCATATCAGAGGAGGAGTTAATATAGGAGTACGAGATATATCCCGGAAAGAGGGAACAACAGTTGAGGTGAGAGAATTATTTTTTAATACTCCAGCGAGGAGGAAGTTTTTAAAATCAGACACTACGGAATTCAGAAAGATAGTTAATATCATTATTCCCTATACAATTGCATTTCCTAATAAAAAATTCTCTCTTATACATAATGGCAAAAACATTTTTAATTTTAACCGGTCCGAAGATATAATTGATAGATTTTGTGAAGTGGCAGCACTTAATAAGGACTATGTTGTATCTGGGGAAAAAGAGATAAAAGAAAAAAACTCCTTATTAAAAGTTTTACTCGGCGATATCAATCTTAAGTTTCCTGTAAAGAACAGGCAGTATATATTCGTCAATAACAGACCTGTTTATAATAGAAATTTATCTTACACAATGAATTCTGTTTATGGAGATATATTTCCTAAGGATATATATCCTGCCTTTGCTGTATTTATCTACTTACAACCAGAAGATGTTGATGTAAATATCCATCCTTCAAAGAGAGAGGTTAAATTAAAAGAAGAGGGTTATATATGTTCTCTGCTTTTTGATTTCTCCAGGGAGATTTTATTGAAGAAAGCGAGAGGTAAAGTGGTAGAAGATGGAAAGGTATGTTATGAAAAAGTGGGAAGTAATGAGATGGAAAAGGTAATTCCCTGTATATCTGATATAAAACAGGAACTGTTTGATGTAAAAAGAGAGAGTGTGCCTGAATGTGAAGGGATACGAGCAAAGTTGAAAGATGCTTGTTATATAGGAAGTTATAAAAACAAATATCTATTTTTTGATGCAGGAGAGACACTTCTTATTATGGACCAGCATGCTGTCCATGAAAGGATAAGATTTGAAATTTTGAAAAGACAATGGGAAAGTGGAGCAGTGGATATACAGAGATTACTGACGCCCCTGATAATAAAATTAAGCTCCGAAGAGATAATTGTATGGGAAGAAGGAAATAATATCTTAGAAGGATTAGGTTTTCTTACAACAAGATGGGATGCACATTCCATTGCTCTGCATGGTTTCCCTCAGGTAATAAAAAATCCTGTGGTATCTATAAGAAATATCCTTGCAGAGAGGGATTTTATAAAGAGTGATAAAGAGACACTTGCAAGAAAAGCATGTAAAGGAGCGGTTAGTGCAGGGGATAGGATAACAGAAGAAGAGGCGATAAATATAAAAAATGAACTGTTAAAGTGTGAAACACCATTTGTGTGTCCTCATGGAAGACCTACTGTTATAGAATTTTCAGAATTATTTTTTGACAGACAATTTTTAAGATAAAAAGGAGAAGATGAATGATAAAGGTCAGGAAGAATGAGTATTATAGAAGATATATACTCAATTTTATTTATAATAACCAGAAGGTATCAAGAATAAGAATTG is a genomic window of bacterium containing:
- the mutL gene encoding DNA mismatch repair endonuclease MutL; this encodes MGKVKFLSESIVSRIAAGEVVESPASVVKELIENSLDADAENIIIEIKSGGKKLISVKDDGEGIEPDDVEKLFNRHATSKIDSYNDLYSIKSLGFRGEALYSIGAVSDVLLQSRAKGIEGGGREIHIRGGVNIGVRDISRKEGTTVEVRELFFNTPARRKFLKSDTTEFRKIVNIIIPYTIAFPNKKFSLIHNGKNIFNFNRSEDIIDRFCEVAALNKDYVVSGEKEIKEKNSLLKVLLGDINLKFPVKNRQYIFVNNRPVYNRNLSYTMNSVYGDIFPKDIYPAFAVFIYLQPEDVDVNIHPSKREVKLKEEGYICSLLFDFSREILLKKARGKVVEDGKVCYEKVGSNEMEKVIPCISDIKQELFDVKRESVPECEGIRAKLKDACYIGSYKNKYLFFDAGETLLIMDQHAVHERIRFEILKRQWESGAVDIQRLLTPLIIKLSSEEIIVWEEGNNILEGLGFLTTRWDAHSIALHGFPQVIKNPVVSIRNILAERDFIKSDKETLARKACKGAVSAGDRITEEEAINIKNELLKCETPFVCPHGRPTVIEFSELFFDRQFLR